Proteins co-encoded in one Scatophagus argus isolate fScaArg1 chromosome 11, fScaArg1.pri, whole genome shotgun sequence genomic window:
- the si:ch211-39i22.1 gene encoding clumping factor B isoform X3, with amino-acid sequence MMSYLWILLLGSLLAAGAKAQDDADQTAPEGDPVPQDEGDPDADQKPEEQPPMVTEPESNADPEAETPADGDTQPDPPSDGDTQPDPPSDGDTQPDPPSDGDAQPDPTSDGDAQPDPTSDGDAQPDPTSDGDAQPDPTSDGDAQPDPTSDGDAQPDPTSDGDTQPDPTSDVDAQPDPPSDPDAQPDPTSDVDAQPDPPSDGDTDTDTPKEPTAVPTADEEETPSSSSDAKPAQEESGPDGNADPAAADNEEEQTDPAAGAQPTANPEPEIVPAVRSGVEANAPAGAGFDLSHALPENSAGDTPSQSGNSGSLESGAHSAGATGDADKPEGQGSGSGSLAGILSGIVVAAVGAVAGYFTYQKKKLCFKNRQEADPEAARKADTTEANADPQVLSNLLNSS; translated from the exons ATGATGTCATACCTGTGGATCCTGCTATTAGGGAGCCTGCTGGCTGCAGGCGCCAAGGCACAAG ATGATGCTGACCAAACAGCCCCTGAGGGAGACCCAGTGCCACAGGATGAAGGAGATCCTGATGCTGACCAGAAACCTGAG GAACAACCACCAATGGTGACTGAGCCTGAGTCCAATGCTGATCCTGAAGCCGAAACTCCTGCTGATGGAGACACACAACCAG ACCCTCCCTCTGATGGAGACACACAACCAGACCCTCCCTCTGATGGAGACACACAACCAGACCCTCCCTCTGATGGAGACGCACAACCAGATCCTACTTCGGATGGAGACGCTCAGCCAGATCCTACTTCGGATGGAGACGCTCAGCCAGATCCTACTTCTGATGGAGATGCTCAGCCAGATCCTACTTCTGATGGAGATGCACAGCCAGATCCTACTTCGGATGGAGACGCTCAGCCAGATCCTACTTCTGATGGGGACACTCAGCCAGATCCTACTTCTGATGTAGATGCACAGCCAGATCCTCCGTCTGATCCGGACGCTCAGCCAGATCCTACTTCTGATGTAGATGCACAACCAGATCCTCCTTCTGatggagacacagacacagatactCCAAAAG AGCCTACAGCTGTTCCAACAGCTGATGAAGAGGAAACACCTTCCTCAAGCAGTGATGCTAAGCCTGCCCAGGAGGAG aGTGGACCTGATGGCAATGCAgatccagctgcagcagataaTGAGGAGGAACAAACTGATCCAGCTGCTGGTGCACAACCCACAGCAAATCCAGAACCAGAAATAGTACCAGCGGTCAGATCAGGGGTGGAGGCCAATGCCCCCGCAG GTGCTGGATTTGACCTGAGCCATGCTCTACCAGAAAACTCTGCAGGGGACACCCCATCACAGTCAGGAAACAGCGGCAGTTTGGAAAGTGGGG CACATTCTGCTGGCGCCACAGGAGATG CAGACAAACCTGAAGGCCAAG GGTCCGGTTCTGGATCTTTGGCAGGCATCCTGAGTGGAATTGTTGTGGCTGCAGTGGGAGCAGTTGCTGGATACTTCACCTATCAGAAGAAGAAACTGTGCTTCAAAAACAGACAGG AAGCAGATCCAGAAGCTGCACGCAAAGCTGACACAACAGAAGCTAACGCAGACCCCCAAG TCCTCAGCAACCTGTTGAACTCCTCCTAG
- the si:ch211-39i22.1 gene encoding clumping factor B isoform X2, with translation MMSYLWILLLGSLLAAGAKAQDDADQTAPEGDPVPQDEGDPDADQKPEEQPPMVTEPESNADPEAETPADGDTQPDPPSDGDTQPDPPSDGDTQPDPPSDGDTQPDPPSDGDAQPDPTSDGDAQPDPTSDGDAQPDPTSDGDAQPDPTSDGDAQPDPTSDGDAQPDPTSDGDTQPDPTSDVDAQPDPPSDPDAQPDPTSDVDAQPDPPSDGDTDTDTPKEPTAVPTADEEETPSSSSDAKPAQEESGPDGNADPAAADNEEEQTDPAAGAQPTANPEPEIVPAVRSGVEANAPAGAGFDLSHALPENSAGDTPSQSGNSGSLESGAHSAGATGDDKPEGQGSGSGSLAGILSGIVVAAVGAVAGYFTYQKKKLCFKNRQEADPEAARKADTTEANADPQVLSNLLNSS, from the exons ATGATGTCATACCTGTGGATCCTGCTATTAGGGAGCCTGCTGGCTGCAGGCGCCAAGGCACAAG ATGATGCTGACCAAACAGCCCCTGAGGGAGACCCAGTGCCACAGGATGAAGGAGATCCTGATGCTGACCAGAAACCTGAG GAACAACCACCAATGGTGACTGAGCCTGAGTCCAATGCTGATCCTGAAGCCGAAACTCCTGCTGATGGAGACACACAACCAGATCCTCCCTCTGATGGAGACACACAACCAGACCCTCCCTCTGATGGAGACACACAACCAGACCCTCCCTCTGATGGAGACACACAACCAGACCCTCCCTCTGATGGAGACGCACAACCAGATCCTACTTCGGATGGAGACGCTCAGCCAGATCCTACTTCGGATGGAGACGCTCAGCCAGATCCTACTTCTGATGGAGATGCTCAGCCAGATCCTACTTCTGATGGAGATGCACAGCCAGATCCTACTTCGGATGGAGACGCTCAGCCAGATCCTACTTCTGATGGGGACACTCAGCCAGATCCTACTTCTGATGTAGATGCACAGCCAGATCCTCCGTCTGATCCGGACGCTCAGCCAGATCCTACTTCTGATGTAGATGCACAACCAGATCCTCCTTCTGatggagacacagacacagatactCCAAAAG AGCCTACAGCTGTTCCAACAGCTGATGAAGAGGAAACACCTTCCTCAAGCAGTGATGCTAAGCCTGCCCAGGAGGAG aGTGGACCTGATGGCAATGCAgatccagctgcagcagataaTGAGGAGGAACAAACTGATCCAGCTGCTGGTGCACAACCCACAGCAAATCCAGAACCAGAAATAGTACCAGCGGTCAGATCAGGGGTGGAGGCCAATGCCCCCGCAG GTGCTGGATTTGACCTGAGCCATGCTCTACCAGAAAACTCTGCAGGGGACACCCCATCACAGTCAGGAAACAGCGGCAGTTTGGAAAGTGGGG CACATTCTGCTGGCGCCACAGGAGATG ACAAACCTGAAGGCCAAG GGTCCGGTTCTGGATCTTTGGCAGGCATCCTGAGTGGAATTGTTGTGGCTGCAGTGGGAGCAGTTGCTGGATACTTCACCTATCAGAAGAAGAAACTGTGCTTCAAAAACAGACAGG AAGCAGATCCAGAAGCTGCACGCAAAGCTGACACAACAGAAGCTAACGCAGACCCCCAAG TCCTCAGCAACCTGTTGAACTCCTCCTAG
- the si:ch211-39i22.1 gene encoding clumping factor B isoform X1 translates to MMSYLWILLLGSLLAAGAKAQDDADQTAPEGDPVPQDEGDPDADQKPEEQPPMVTEPESNADPEAETPADGDTQPDPPSDGDTQPDPPSDGDTQPDPPSDGDTQPDPPSDGDAQPDPTSDGDAQPDPTSDGDAQPDPTSDGDAQPDPTSDGDAQPDPTSDGDAQPDPTSDGDTQPDPTSDVDAQPDPPSDPDAQPDPTSDVDAQPDPPSDGDTDTDTPKEPTAVPTADEEETPSSSSDAKPAQEESGPDGNADPAAADNEEEQTDPAAGAQPTANPEPEIVPAVRSGVEANAPAGAGFDLSHALPENSAGDTPSQSGNSGSLESGAHSAGATGDADKPEGQGSGSGSLAGILSGIVVAAVGAVAGYFTYQKKKLCFKNRQEADPEAARKADTTEANADPQVLSNLLNSS, encoded by the exons ATGATGTCATACCTGTGGATCCTGCTATTAGGGAGCCTGCTGGCTGCAGGCGCCAAGGCACAAG ATGATGCTGACCAAACAGCCCCTGAGGGAGACCCAGTGCCACAGGATGAAGGAGATCCTGATGCTGACCAGAAACCTGAG GAACAACCACCAATGGTGACTGAGCCTGAGTCCAATGCTGATCCTGAAGCCGAAACTCCTGCTGATGGAGACACACAACCAGATCCTCCCTCTGATGGAGACACACAACCAGACCCTCCCTCTGATGGAGACACACAACCAGACCCTCCCTCTGATGGAGACACACAACCAGACCCTCCCTCTGATGGAGACGCACAACCAGATCCTACTTCGGATGGAGACGCTCAGCCAGATCCTACTTCGGATGGAGACGCTCAGCCAGATCCTACTTCTGATGGAGATGCTCAGCCAGATCCTACTTCTGATGGAGATGCACAGCCAGATCCTACTTCGGATGGAGACGCTCAGCCAGATCCTACTTCTGATGGGGACACTCAGCCAGATCCTACTTCTGATGTAGATGCACAGCCAGATCCTCCGTCTGATCCGGACGCTCAGCCAGATCCTACTTCTGATGTAGATGCACAACCAGATCCTCCTTCTGatggagacacagacacagatactCCAAAAG AGCCTACAGCTGTTCCAACAGCTGATGAAGAGGAAACACCTTCCTCAAGCAGTGATGCTAAGCCTGCCCAGGAGGAG aGTGGACCTGATGGCAATGCAgatccagctgcagcagataaTGAGGAGGAACAAACTGATCCAGCTGCTGGTGCACAACCCACAGCAAATCCAGAACCAGAAATAGTACCAGCGGTCAGATCAGGGGTGGAGGCCAATGCCCCCGCAG GTGCTGGATTTGACCTGAGCCATGCTCTACCAGAAAACTCTGCAGGGGACACCCCATCACAGTCAGGAAACAGCGGCAGTTTGGAAAGTGGGG CACATTCTGCTGGCGCCACAGGAGATG CAGACAAACCTGAAGGCCAAG GGTCCGGTTCTGGATCTTTGGCAGGCATCCTGAGTGGAATTGTTGTGGCTGCAGTGGGAGCAGTTGCTGGATACTTCACCTATCAGAAGAAGAAACTGTGCTTCAAAAACAGACAGG AAGCAGATCCAGAAGCTGCACGCAAAGCTGACACAACAGAAGCTAACGCAGACCCCCAAG TCCTCAGCAACCTGTTGAACTCCTCCTAG
- the snx4 gene encoding sorting nexin-4 isoform X2 translates to MVERGTALLRKMEINVAEAEKRTGKNTVNMQETYTVYLIETRPAESVPDGGTPAAPDTLWRRYSEFELLRTYLLVAYPYIIIPPLPEKRAEFVWHKLSADNLDPDFVERRRVGLENFLLRVASHPVLSNDKIFFLFLTEEKGWREAVLDTGFQDKVDSRLKSLSAMFRVKNPDKRFTALKHYSDELNTVISQLLRVRAKVADRLYGVYKVHGNYGRVFSEWSAIEKEMGDGLQSAGHHMDTYAASIDDILEEEEHYADQLKEYLFYADAVRSVCRKHELIQYELEMAAQELVHKKQQKEELATGTVRIFSLKGMTSKIFGQESQEQRESRLAALEQSIQEGEEMLKEKNRECQEFVQTAWEDIERFKEQKDKDLREALISYAIMQISMCKKGIQVWSNAKECFNKM, encoded by the exons ATGGTTGAGAGGGGGACAGCTCTGTTGAGAAAAATGGAGATAAATGTGGCAGAGGCGGAGAAGAGAACAGGGAAGAACACAGTAAACATGCAGGAAACCTACACAGTCTACCTCATAGAAACGCG GCCAGCTGAAAGTGTCCCAGACGGGGGCACGCCTGCCGCACCGGACACTTTGTGGAGACGCTACAGTGAGTTTGAGCTGCTCCGAACATACCTCCTGGTCGCCTACCCCTACATTATCATCCCTCCACTACCAGAGAAAAGG GCAGAGTTTGTGTGGCACAAGCTGTCAGCAGACAACCTCGATCCAGACTTTGTTGAGCGACGGAGAGTCGGCCTAGAAAACTTCTTGCTGCGTGTTGCATCACATCCTGTCCTTTCCAATGACAaaatcttcttcctctttctgacaGAG GagaaaggatggagggaggcGGTTTTGGACACAGGTTTCCAAGACAAG GTTGACTCCAGACTAAAGTCTCTAAGTGCCATGTTCAGAGTCAAGAACCCTGACAA GCGATTCACAGCGCTGAAACACTACAGCGATGAACTGAACACAGTCATCTCTCAGTTACTCAGGGTGCGGGCG AAAGTGGCAGACAGGCTGTATGGAGTTTACAAGGTCCACGGTAACTACGGCAGAGTGTTCAG TGAGTGGAGCGCTATAGAAAAAGAGATGGGAGACGGACTACAGAGTGCTGGCCACCACATGGATAC ATATGCTGCATCAATAGATGACATtctggaggaagaagagcacTATGCAGACCAGCTGAAAGAATACCTCTTCTACGCAGATGCTGTCAG GTCAGTATGCAGGAAACACGAGTTGATCCAGTATGAGTTGGAGATGGCAGCTCAGGAGCTCGTCCAtaagaaacagcagaaagaggagCTGGCGACTGGG acTGTGCGCATCTTTTCTCTGAAGGGGATGACCAGTAAAATATTCGGTCAAGAGAGccaggagcagagggagagcaggtTGGCAGCCTTGGAGCAGAGTAtccaggagggagaggaaatgcTCAAGGAGAAGAACAGAGAGTGCCA AGAGTTTGTGCAAACAGCCTGGGAAGACATTGAACGTTTTAAGGAGCAGAAGGACAAAGATCTGCGTGAAGCACTAATCAGCTACGCCATTATGCAGATCAGCATGTGTAAGAAG GGAATTCAGGTGTGGTCCAATGCCAAGGAGTGTTTCAACAAAATGTGA
- the snx4 gene encoding sorting nexin-4 isoform X1 — protein sequence MMMADSGSSEEVAVIGNTDITSTESENNIINTMVERGTALLRKMEINVAEAEKRTGKNTVNMQETYTVYLIETRPAESVPDGGTPAAPDTLWRRYSEFELLRTYLLVAYPYIIIPPLPEKRAEFVWHKLSADNLDPDFVERRRVGLENFLLRVASHPVLSNDKIFFLFLTEEKGWREAVLDTGFQDKVDSRLKSLSAMFRVKNPDKRFTALKHYSDELNTVISQLLRVRAKVADRLYGVYKVHGNYGRVFSEWSAIEKEMGDGLQSAGHHMDTYAASIDDILEEEEHYADQLKEYLFYADAVRSVCRKHELIQYELEMAAQELVHKKQQKEELATGTVRIFSLKGMTSKIFGQESQEQRESRLAALEQSIQEGEEMLKEKNRECQEFVQTAWEDIERFKEQKDKDLREALISYAIMQISMCKKGIQVWSNAKECFNKM from the exons ATGATGATGGCAGACTCTGGAAGTAGCGAAGAAGTGGCTGTGATCGGTAATACCGATATCACTTCAACGGAATCCGAAAACAACATTATAAACACG ATGGTTGAGAGGGGGACAGCTCTGTTGAGAAAAATGGAGATAAATGTGGCAGAGGCGGAGAAGAGAACAGGGAAGAACACAGTAAACATGCAGGAAACCTACACAGTCTACCTCATAGAAACGCG GCCAGCTGAAAGTGTCCCAGACGGGGGCACGCCTGCCGCACCGGACACTTTGTGGAGACGCTACAGTGAGTTTGAGCTGCTCCGAACATACCTCCTGGTCGCCTACCCCTACATTATCATCCCTCCACTACCAGAGAAAAGG GCAGAGTTTGTGTGGCACAAGCTGTCAGCAGACAACCTCGATCCAGACTTTGTTGAGCGACGGAGAGTCGGCCTAGAAAACTTCTTGCTGCGTGTTGCATCACATCCTGTCCTTTCCAATGACAaaatcttcttcctctttctgacaGAG GagaaaggatggagggaggcGGTTTTGGACACAGGTTTCCAAGACAAG GTTGACTCCAGACTAAAGTCTCTAAGTGCCATGTTCAGAGTCAAGAACCCTGACAA GCGATTCACAGCGCTGAAACACTACAGCGATGAACTGAACACAGTCATCTCTCAGTTACTCAGGGTGCGGGCG AAAGTGGCAGACAGGCTGTATGGAGTTTACAAGGTCCACGGTAACTACGGCAGAGTGTTCAG TGAGTGGAGCGCTATAGAAAAAGAGATGGGAGACGGACTACAGAGTGCTGGCCACCACATGGATAC ATATGCTGCATCAATAGATGACATtctggaggaagaagagcacTATGCAGACCAGCTGAAAGAATACCTCTTCTACGCAGATGCTGTCAG GTCAGTATGCAGGAAACACGAGTTGATCCAGTATGAGTTGGAGATGGCAGCTCAGGAGCTCGTCCAtaagaaacagcagaaagaggagCTGGCGACTGGG acTGTGCGCATCTTTTCTCTGAAGGGGATGACCAGTAAAATATTCGGTCAAGAGAGccaggagcagagggagagcaggtTGGCAGCCTTGGAGCAGAGTAtccaggagggagaggaaatgcTCAAGGAGAAGAACAGAGAGTGCCA AGAGTTTGTGCAAACAGCCTGGGAAGACATTGAACGTTTTAAGGAGCAGAAGGACAAAGATCTGCGTGAAGCACTAATCAGCTACGCCATTATGCAGATCAGCATGTGTAAGAAG GGAATTCAGGTGTGGTCCAATGCCAAGGAGTGTTTCAACAAAATGTGA